The region CACGTAGGTGTAAATACGCACCGGCGTCGACAGCCAGCGCTTCTTTGAGACCCGCGCGACCGCCAGCGGAATCGCCATCACGAAGCCGATCCCGATCGACGTCACCAGCAGCCACAACGTCACCGCGAGACCGGAAATACGCTGACCGTCCCAGTACAGGAACGCGCGCCAGAATTGGTTGAGGATGTCGATCATGGTCTGTCAGAGCTCCGCGTGCCGCACGCCAATCGAATAACGCCGTTCGAGCCAGATCAGCACGAGATTCGATGCAGTGGTGATCGCCAGATAGATCAGTGCGGCGACCAGAATGAAGAAGAACATGTTGAAGGTGCTCTTGCCGGCATCCTGCGCGGCCTTGACGACATCAGCGAGACCGATGATCGACACCAGCGCGGTGGCCTTCACCAGCACCTGCCAGTTGTTGCCGATGCCGGGCAGCGCGAAGCGCATCATCTGCGGAAACAGGATGCGCGTGAACACGCGCACGCCGCTCATGCCATACGCGCTGCCCGCTTCGAGCTGACCGCGCGGCACCGCGAGAAACGCACCGCGGAAGGTCTCGGTGAAATACGCGCCGTAGATGAAGCCGAGCGTCAGCACGCCGGCCACGAACGGATCGATATCGAACTGCGGCAGATTGAGCGCATCGGTCAGATTGTTGACCGCGATCTGGATGCTGTAGAACAGCAGCAGCATCAGGACCAGATCGGGCACCGAGCGGATCAGCGTCGTATAGCCGGTCGCGATTGCCCGCAGCGGGCGGTTGAACGAGAGTTTCGCCGCCGCGCCCGCGAGGCCGAGCAGCACGGAGGCTGCCAGCGACAGGACGGACAGCTCGATCGTCTGGATCGTGCCGGCCAGCAACACCGGACCAAAGCCGTAAAGGAACACACGCGTCTCCATCCAGGTTTATTGAGGATGTCACGGACGGCGCCGGCTGCTTTCCTTGCCCGACTCGTCCGACATGGCGCGGAGTCTCGCAAGCGAAAATTAATTGCTCAAATAGAGGGGCGGAGGTTTGTTGCATTGCAACATGACGCGGTTTGGTGCCGCTGGAGGCTCCTGGGGCTTGGTTTTGCGGGGGATATGGGTTTGTAAGCCGGCTCGTTTGCGGCGCGGGCTGCCGCGATTTAGCAAGTTTCGGGTCGCTTTTTCGATAGACGGATTGAGGCGCGACTGTGGTTTGCCTACGCGGCGCTTGTTGTCTGTTTGCCTGCGGCGTTGGCCTTTCCTTGATTTCTTAGTGGTCTATTAGCGTCGCCCCTGTGCGGGGCAGGCACTTACTTTCTTTGCCGCCGCAAAGAAAGTAAGCAAAGAAAGCGGCTTCACACCGCTAATTCTTAAGCGGGTCCCCTGGCTTGGAGGAGGTAGTGGAGCATCTGGAATCGGTGCTCTCGCACATTCAACCCTGGTGACAAGGCAGTCATACTTCCGGCGGCGCTGCGCGCGCCGTGGCGGTACTTCCCAACACCGATGGGGCGTGTGCGCCTTCGGCATCATCCTTCCCGCCTCGCACTGCGTGCTCGCCGGAACGGTCTGCATGGGAAACCCGTGGCTTCGTTTGTGCGCATTGGGAGCCATTGGCTGCGCCTCGGCGAGGTGCTGAATGGTGGAAGTGCGGGCCGCTTTGCCGAACGAAATGCAGCCGCGAGTTACGCGAGTTGAGCAAAGGCAATCCCTTACGCTTGAACAACCGCAGGAACGCCGCTGGCGCAGCGAAGACAAGCCGTTACTCCTGATAACCGCCGGCACGAAAGCGCCTGACGGTTTTGTGAAGTACCGCTACGGCGCGCGCAGCGCCGCCGGAAGGATGACTGCCTTGTCACTCACGCGGAATGTGCGAGAGCGCCGATTCCAGATGCTCCACTGCCTCCTCCAAGCCAGGGGACCCGCTTAAGAGTTAGCGGTGTGAAGCCGCTTTCTTTGCTTACTTTCTTTGCGGCGGCAAAGAAAGTAAGTGCCTGCCCCGCACAGGGGCGACGCTAATAGACCACTAACAAATCAAGGAAAGGCCACCGCTGTAAGCACAACCACCATGCCGCCGCTAAAGGCAAAAAAACCTAATCAATCCCGAGCCGAGCCCGAATAGCCGGCAACATATATTCCACCGCCGCACGGCCCTCTTCAATCGCCGGCGCGGCCCGATGAAAATCAAAAATCCCCATCCCCCCCAACCGCGGTTGAATCAAAATATCCGCCGGTTCGCCGGCAAGACGACTCCGCGTAATCCGCACTTGCATGATATCGATGCTCTGCGCGATCGAGCTAAGCATCGAAGGCACGCGCGTGCTCGGCGCAGGCGGCACCCGAACATCGTCGACACCGCGTGCCTCAGCCGGTGCAAGCCACCGTGGCCAAGGCTTGCCATTACGCCGTAATGCGACAGGCGGCGGCGCTGTCGGATCAATCGCGGGCGTATCGACCACCGCGCCGCCAAAATCGCGGCCGTTCAGAATATCGTTGTTCAGATCGACAGCGATCACGCAGTCCGCCCGCATGCCGCGCGCCACCGAGACCGGCACCGGATTGCTCAAGCCGCCGTCCACCAGCCACACGCCGTTGTGCCAAACCGGCGTGAAAATCCCGGGAATCGCAATCGACGCGCGCACGGCATCCACCACGCTGCCGTCCTGCAACCAGCTTTCGCGGCCCGTATCGAGTTCAGTAGCAACCGCCGCGAACGGCATGTTCAACTGCGCAATCGAGCGGCCGTCGAATTTGTCCGCGAATAACTGGATCACTTTACGCCCGCCTAGCAAGCCGCCCGACAGACGCAGATCGAGCAGACGCACCACCGTTTGCCACGTGAGCCGCGAAACCCATTCTTCAAGCCAGTCGAGATCGCCGTTCGCATACACCGCGCCGACCAGCGCCCCGATCGATGTGCCGCACACCACATCCGGCTTGATGCCCGCGTCTTGCAACGCGCGAATCGCGCCGATATGCGCCCAGCCGCGCGCGGCGCCCCCACCCAACACCAGCCCGATACGGCTGTATCGACGTCGATGTATCATTTTTCCCTGCCTTTTCTTGCCTATCGCCCGCGCACCACGTCCGAGCGCGATGTGGTGTACACCTTGTGAAACTCGTCGAAGTGGACGTTGAAAATGCCCTCTTCCGTCACACCGCCCTCGCGCCACTTCCAGCTCCACACGGTTTCCGGCTTCAACGGAAACACGGCGACTTCGCCCGGCTTGCCGAGCAGGCGGCGCACTTCGTCCTCGGTCATGCCGATGCGAATCTTCGCGAAGTTGGCGGCGGTGAGCACCTGTGTGATGGCTTGCAGTTTGCCGTCGCTGTCGATGTCGACCATGTAGGTGTTCAGCCCTTGCGGACCGCGCGGATATTCGAGGCGCTTCGAGCCGTCGGTAAACGTCCGTTCGGTTTCGGGCTTGCCCATCTGGTCGCGGACTTGCGCTTCGCTCGTGACGCCGGGCGTCATGTTCTTGAGCAGTAATGCGTCCGGTTTGACGGCGTTGAAAAATTCCTTGAGTTTTTGCACGGCGCGGTCGCTCTGTTGGTCGTCGCAGCCGGCCAGCGCAACGCACGCGCTCAGCATGGCGACGGTAAGCAGTTTGAGGCTCACAGCAAGTTTCCTGTACGAATGCGGACGCGTAACGCGCACGCATCCCGTTGTGTAGTGTGTACTACAGGATAACCGCGTGCAGGCAAAACCGCGAGCGCCGCCCGCAAGGAGGCTGTCAGTCTCCTTGCGGCGCGGTTTGCTGCGAGTGGGCTAGGCAGAGGAAAACGCGAGGGGAAAAGCCGCAGGAAATACGGCCCAGAAGCAAAAAGGCGACGCTGTGCAAAGCGTCGCCAGGCCGGTCGGTACGGTCACCGAACGGTGGGGGCGGCAGAAAAGCCGCCCGAAGCGAAGCACCGCGGACGACGCGCAGCGGCCTGGTTCCCGGCGAAGCGGTGAGAGACCTTTGATCTCCGACCTTACGCCATCGCCGGAATGGCAGACCGCTGCTTGTTTGGCCGCCCTGGTCCCTCGATAAGCCTTCTAGGTGCAGCCAATCTAAACGCATTGACGAACTTAGACGAGAGCGCGTTTACACCGAATTGGCAGATGATTTCTGGCTGAGCGGCACAGGCCCCACGCCGCGCCGAGTCGTGCATCCTCACACGGTCGAAAACGCGGCGAAACCCGCCCGCCCCGCGCCCAGCAGCACGAAATCGTTCTGCGGCGTATGAATCCGCGCGCACAGCACATCGCGATAGTGGCGCTCGAGCGGATTGTCGCGGCTCAAGCCGGGATTGCCACTCGCCTCGACGGCCAACTGCACTGCTTCGATCGATTGATTCGTCACCATGTATTTGACGAGCGGCGCTTCGTCGAGCGTCACGTGTTGGCCGCGCGCGCCCGCGTCGAGCAGCACGCGATTGTTGAACAGCAGCGCGTCGATCCGGCCGAGCGTCTGCGCGAACGCCGGCAGGCTCGCGAGCGGCGCGCCGAGATTGCCGGGTGTGCGGTTCGCGGCCCACTGCGCGAACCAGTCGCGCGCGGCCCGCGCAACGCCGTCGTAGACCGCCGGCAACAGCACGCTCATCCACGCGAAGCCGAGCGGATCGAGCCCGGCGCCGGGCTCCCCCGGCGGATGCACATCGACCGCATGCGCGGCTGGCACAAACACGTTGTCGAATACCAGTTCATGACTGCCGGTGGCGCGCATACCGAGGTGATTCCACTCGCTGCCGACCCGCACGCCCGGCGTATCGCGATGCACCAGCCACACGCCGACGCGCGGCGGCGTCTCGTCGCTGCGTGCCCACACCGCGAGCCATGTGAGACCGGGACTGCCGGTCGAATACAGCTTGCTGCCATCGATACGCCAGCCGTCACCACTGCGCTTCGCGATGGTCGACGGCAAGCCGCCGCGCGCCGGCGTGCCGAGTTCGGGTTCGACGCGCAACGCGTTGATCAGCGCGCCGTCGCGCACCGCTTCACGCGCGACGCGTTCGCGCAGTTCGACGGGCCAATGCGGATTGCCCTGCAAGCGCTGATGAAACAGGTACTGCATCACCAGCACCAGCGCCGTGGACGGCTCGCCGCGCGCCACCGCACGTATGACCTTCAACGCCTGCGGCAAGCTGGCGCCCGCGCCGCCGAGCGACACGGGCACCGTCAACGAGAGCAGATCGAACTCGTGCAAACGCGCCAGATTGGCGTGCGGAAATTCGGCAGTGCGGTCGTAGTGCGCTGCGCTCGCGGCAAACCCGGTGGTGAGTTGCGCGAGCAGCGCGTCGAACGCATCGCTATCGAGCGGCGGATGACGGCGCGTCACCGCGCTTTCGGCAATCGTGGCATTCATGCGAGAACTCCGGCACGCCGTGTTACGGCAGAGGGAAACTGCGATCGAAGCTCGCGCGCACGTCGAACGATTCGGCGCGGCGATCGAACGGCAATTCAAGGACGCCCGCGCGTAGCGCGCGGCCTGAGCCGCACACGACACTCGCTTCAATAAGCCGTCACGTCAGATCACATGAAAACCGTGCGTGCCGTCGCGGCCGAGTTGCGCGACGAGACCGTATTCCCACTCCAGATACGCGTTCATCGCTTCGCGCGCGTTGTCGGTACCTTCATACGGACGCCGGTAACGGTCGATGCGCGGCGAAGCCAGCCGCGTCTCGCCGCTTTCGACCGGCAAGCCCGCTTCGATCCACGCGTTCGTGCCGCCGCTCAGCACCTGCACCGGCTTGCCGGTCAACGCGGCCAGTTCCGGCGCTGCAAAGCGCGCCAGCAGACTGCTGCCACAAGTCACCACATAGCGTTGCGCGTCGGGCAGCTTGCGCACGGCGTCATGGAGTTGCGCGCGAATCACGTACCACGCACCCGGAATATGACGCTTCACGTAGTTCGCGCTCGTCGTGAAATCGAGCACGACGGTGCCGGGCGCCTGCAGCAGCGTCGCCAGCCCGGCGGGCGAAATCTCATCGGCGTCCGGCGGTGTGGGCGCATACCGTGCAGCGGGCGCCGCGCCCCGTTCACTGAAGTCGGCGGCGCCCAGGCCGTCCACCACGTACACCTCGACGTTCATCTGCGCGAGCCACGATGCGCTCATGTTCGCGCGCACGCCGTCGTTGTCCGCGAGGATCACGCGCGCGCCGCGCACCGGCGCGAACATGTCGGTTTCCTGCACGAGCTGACCGCCGGGCGCGCTGCGAAAACCGGGCACGTGGCCCGCTTCGTATTCTTCCGGCGTACGCACGTCGAAACGATAGACGGTGCGTACCGCTTCGTCGGCCCAGCGGCGCGCTTCGTCACGCGACGTGCGGCCCACTTTCGCGCGATCCGCCACCTTGCGCGCAGCGTCGGCGGCGGCCAGACGAACTTCGTCGTCGATATTCGGATCGAAGCGGCGCGAACTGCCGTGCGCGAGCGGCTGACCGGCGAGCGTCCAGCCGATCGTGCCGTTGCGCAGCGCCGCGACCGGATTGGGCACGCCCGCGTTGATCAGCGACTGCGCGCCGATGATGCTGCGGGTGCGCCCCGCGCAATTGACGATGATGCGCGTGGCGGGATTCGGCGCCAGCTGCCGTGCGCGCAGCACCAGTTCCGCGCCCGGCACGCTGATACTGCCGGGGATGTTCATGGTCTGGTACTCGTCGAAGCGGCGCGCGTCGAGCACCACCGCGTCGGCTTCGCGGTCGAGCAGCGCCTGCACTTGCGGCGCTTCGAGCGACGGCGTATGCCGCTCGCTTTCGACCAGTTCGCCGAACGCCTTGCTCGGCGCGTTGACGTCCTGGAACAGCTCACCGCCGGCCTTACGCCAGCCTTGCAGACCGCCTTCGAGCAAGCCGACCCCGGTATAGCCCAGCTCGCTCAAACGGCGCGCGGCGCGTTCGGCGAGACCTTCGCCGTCATCGAACACGACGATCGGCACCGCGAGACGCGGCAGACGCAGCGGCGCTTCCAGTTCGAGCCGCGACAGCGGCAGGTTCGCCGCAAAGAGCGGATGACTGCGCGCGTGCGGATCTTCCTCGCGTACGTCGACGAGCGCGATTTCCTGGCGCTCCAGCAGCGCGCGGCGCACGTCCTTGAATGAAAGGGTACGGAACTCTGTAGCGAAACTCATGGGATCGGGAACTCCTTCGAAACATTCCAGATATTGGGCAACACGTCGTTCGAGTAGCCCGAGATGAAATTCTTACGGCCGCCGCTTGCCGGATAAACCGAGCGCGTCACCGCGCCGATATTTGCACCGTACACGTGAATGCTGATCGACGTAAGGTCGCCAAAAGCATTACTGACACGATGAATATCGCCGATGCGCGGCGACACGGCATCCACGGCGCCGGCGTCCAGACGCCGCGGCGCGCCCTCCTCGACTAAGGTGCCGCCTGGTGCGACGCGATAATCCTGTGCAATTTCCGCGCCACGCAGCACCCCGATCAAACCCCATACGGTGTGATCGTGCACCGGTGTCGCTTGCCCCGGTCCCCAGACAAAGCTGACGACCGAGAAACGCTGCCGTGCATCCGCGTACAGCAGGAATTGCTGATAGCGCTCGGGATCGGGCTGCGCGAAGGCGTCGGGCAACCAGTCGTCGTGGGCGATCAGCTCGCGCAGATGCGCGCCGCCGGCTTCGAGGAGTTGCGCTTCGAGCACGGCGTCGTCGACAAGGGACGCGATCCGGCCGACGAACGCGCGCAGCCGGTCCGTTCTTAAGGCTTGGGTCATCGAAAGCTCAAGGAGGGGTGACAGAAATCGGGGAGCCGGCTCAGGTGCCGTGGGCGAGCGCGGCGTTGAAGGTGTCGGTCCACAGCAGCGCGACATCGACGCGCCGATCGATCACCGCCGCGCGCGCGAAGGTATCGGCAACCTGCTGCTCGCTCGCGATGTCCGCCGCCGTGACGCCGGTGATGCGGCGCGCCTGGCTCTGGTTGCGATACAAGGACAGAATTGCTTCTTCCGGCACGCGCAGTTCAGTGGACAACACCTTTGCGTACGCGTCCTGATGCTGGCCGAACCACGTGCAGGCGCGTTGCAGCCGCACCAGCAGATCCGCGGAAGCGGCGCGCCGTTGCGGGTCGGCCAGCACCGCAGGATGTCCGTAGTACAGGTAATTGCCGGACAGATAACCGTTGGCGTTTTTCAACACGCGCGCGCCGGCTTGCGAGATCGCGAGCGGCACGTTGTAGCCGTAGATCGCCCATGCATCGAGCGAACCGGCATTGAAGGCGGCAAAACCGTCGCGCGGCGCGAGCGAGGTCGCCTGGATATCGCTAAACGACAGCCCTGCTTCTTCGAGCATGCGCAGCAGGTAGTAATGCGTGGTGGTCGCGCGCAGATAGCCGACGCGCTTACCCTTCAGATCGGCAATCGAACGGATCGTCGAGCCCTTCGGCACCAGCACGACCTGGTTGTTGACGTCGTCCTTGTAGACGGCGATCACGCGCACCTGGGCGTTTTGCAGTCGCGCGAAGATCGGCGGAATCTCGCTGCCCGAGGCGATATCGAGCGAGCCGCCGTTCATCGCTTCGATCATCGCGTTGCCGGACTGGAATTCGGACCAGTCGATCGTGTAAGGCGTATCCGCGAGGCCGGCCGTTTTGAGCAGCGTGGCATCGCCGCCTTTGTAAGTCGCGACACGCAGACGGACTTTGCTGAGGTCGAGGTGCAAGTCGTTGTTCCCGGTTGCGGCAGACGCGGCTCGCGCTGCTGCTGGAACCAGGCTCGTGCTTGCGCCGAGGAGTGCCATGGTTGCCGCGGCCGGCAACGCGGACATAAGCCGGCGGCGCCGGAGCGAAACCGGCGGGTCGAAACGTTGGGTCATGTTGGGAGGCGCTCAGGTCAGTACGTCGGGCTCGGCTTCGACAAGCCCTTCCAGCAGGCTCTCGAACGCAAACAGTGCGCCGCCTGGGCGGCCCATCTGCTCGTGCGTGAGCGTCGCGACATCGTGTGGAATCGCTTGCGGCGTGCCGGCGGCTTCGGCGAGCAATTGCGCGTGGCAGGCGTTATCGAGCGCGATGTACCACCACGCGGCGGCCTCGACGCCCGGACCAGCGGTAAGGATGCCGTGATTCTTCAGGATCACCGCGCGACGAACGCCCAGCGCCGCCGCGATGCGCGCGCCTTCATCGGTATCGAGCACGACACCGCGGAAATCGTCGAACAGCGCGTGGTCCTGATAAAACGCGCAGGAGTCCTGCGTCAGCGGATCGAGTGTGCGGCCGAGTGACGACCACGCTTTGCCGTAGAGCGAATGCGTGTGCGCCGCCGCGACCACATCGGGACGCGCCTCATGAATCGCCGCATGAATCGCGAAGGCCGCCTGATTCACAGGACCCTCGCCGATGACGATCTCGCCCTGCGCATTCACCAGCAGCAGATCGGACACGCGGATGCGGCTGAAGTGCTTGCCGAACGGATTGACCCAGAAATGATCGGACCATTCCGGATCGCGCGCGGTGATATGACCGGCGAGCCCCTGATCGAAGCCGTAGCGCGCGAACAGACGAAACGCCACTGCGAGGCGTTCTTGCCGATGGCGGCGTTCATCCGCGATGCTTTCGCGCGGCGGCACGTCGTCGAACCAGAATTTGCGTATGGGTTCGTGGCGCTGGAGCGTCGGTGCCTTGCCCGCAGGCGTGTTTTTGAGGACGGCGACAGACAGATCGGTCATTGGGGCTCCGTTCAGGCGGCCACGCGCTCGACGCGCGCGATCCGTTCGCGGGTGGCTGGAATCAATTCGCGGCCGTAGTCGATGGCGTCTTCGAGCGGATCGAAACCGCGCACGAGGAAGGTCGACACGCCGAGCGCGTAATACTCGGCGAGCGTATCGGCGACCTGTTCGGGCGTGCCGACGAGAGCGGTCGAATTCGAGCGCCCGCCGATTTCCTTGGCGATGCCGGTCCACAGACGTTCATCGACGCGATCCGATTCACCGGACGCCGCCAGCAGACGCCGCGCGCCTTCGCTTTGTGCCGGCCCGCCGACGCCGAGCCCTTGAGCCGCGCGCAGCCGGCGGGTTTCTTCGAGTATGTGATCAGCGCGTTCCCAGGCGGCGGCTTCGGTGGCGGCGAGAATGGGCCTGAACGACACCGAGAAGCGCACTGTACGGCCGTGCCTGGCGGCTTCGGCGCGCACGCGGGTGACCTGTTCGCGCACTTGCGCCTTCGATTCGCCCCAAAGCGCGTAGACATCCGCGTGACGGCCGGCGATTTCGAGCGCGGGCGCCGAGGCGCCGCCGAAGTACACGGGGATATGCGGTTGCTGGACCGGCTTCACTTCGGAGAAGCCTTGTTCGAAGCGGTAGTACTGGCCCGCGTGATCGAAGGGTTTATCTTCGGTCCAGATACGGCGCAGGATGTGCAGGTATTCGTCGGTGCGGGCGTAGCGTTCGTCATGCGAGAGGTAGTCGCCATCGCGGCGTTGTTCGGCGTCGTCGCCGCCGGAGATGATGTGGACTGCCAGGCGGCCGCCTGAATAGTGATCGAGTGTTGCCAGCTGGCGCGCGGCGAGGGTCGGCGCCACGAAGCCGGGGCGATGGGCCAGCATGAAATGGATTTTTTCTGTGACGCTGGCGGCGTGCGCTACTGTCAGGAGCGCGTCGGGGCTCGTCGAATGATGCGGCACGAGGATGCGGTTGAAGCCCGCTGTCTCGTGCGCGCGGGCGAATTGTTCAATGTAGTTGATGTCGATGCTCGGGCCTTGTGGCGCGTGGGTTTCAGACACCTTGCGGGTCTGGATCATGCCGATGAATTCGATTGACACTTTTGTGGCTCCCAGGGGGTTTTTTGCCCAGCGGGGCGGTGGCTTTCTTTTGTTCGCTTTTACTGCTGCGGGTGCTGCTCTGCTCGAGGGGTTAAGGTAGCAGCGCTACATGCGGTTGTTAAATATTGATCAGCCATATCTATATCGGTTTTGCATGTATTGATTTTTCGTTTTTTTTGCCTGCGCGGCGCTTATGTCTGTGTGCCTGCGGCGTTTGCCTTTCCTTGATTTCTTAGTGGTTTATTAGCGTCGCCCCTGTGCGGGGCAGGCACTTACTTTCTTTGCCGCCGCAAAGAAAGTAAGCAAAGAAAGCGGCTTCACACCGCTAATTTTTAAGCGGGTCCCCTGGCTTGGAGGAGGTAGTGGAGCATCTGGAATCGGTGTTCTCGCACACTCCGCGCTTGTGACAAGGCAGTCATACTTCCGGCGGCGCTGCGCGCGCCGTCGCGGTACTTCCCAACACCGATCGCAGATAGGCGCCTCCGGCATCATTCTTCCCGCCTCGCACTGCGTGCTCGCGGGAACGGTCTGCCAGGGAAACCAGGGGCTTCGTTTGTGCGTGATTGGGGGCCATCGGCTTTGCCTCGGCGAGGTGCTGAATGGTGGAAGTGCGGGCCGCTTTGCCGAACGGAATGCGGCTGCAAGTTACGGCAGCGGAGCAAAGGGATGCAGTCGCGAGTGACGCTAGCACCGCAAAGGCAAGCCGTTACACACGAACCACAGCAGGCGCGAAAAGCGCCCGACGGTTTTGTGAAGTACCGCTACGGCGCGCGCAGCGCCGCCGGAAGTATGACTGCCTTGTCACCAGCGCGGAGTGTGCGAGGGCACAGATTCCAGATGCTCCACTACCTCCTCCAAGCCAGGGGACCCGCTTAAGAATTAGCGGGGTGAAGCCGCTTTCTTTGCTTACTTTCTTTGCGGCGGCAAAGAAAGTAAGTGCCTGCCCCGCACAGGGGCGACGCTAATAGACCACTAAGAAATCAAGGAAAGGCCAACGCCGCAGGCACACAACCAATAGCGCCGCGCAGGCAAAAAAAACCAGCCAGCCATTACGCGCAAATAAACCCGTTCCACGAACGTGGACATCACCAGGCGATCAGCAAGAAACCAAAACCTTTGCCACAATGCCCCATCGCGCGAAAGCGCAAAAAATAGCAATTGAACAGAACATGATCCCTTTCTCGGTCCTAGACCTATCGCCAGTCACCGCAGGTGCCACCCCAGCTGAAGCATTCAAAAACACACTAGACCTGGCGCAGCATGCGGAAAATTGGAACTACCACCGCTACTGGCTAGCGGAACACCACAACATGACCGGCATCGCCAGTGCCGCCACCTCAGTGGTGATCGGCTACGTCGCCGGCGGCACCCGGAAAATCCGCGTCGGCTCCGGCGGCATCATGCTGCCCAACCACGCTCCGCTAGTCATCGCAGAGCAATTCGGTACCCTCGCCTCGCTCTATCCGGATCGCATCGACCTGGGCCTCGGCCGCGCGCCCGGGACCGATCAGACCACCGCCCGCGCGCTGCGCCGCGATCTGCAAAATAGCGCGGAGTCGTTCCCCGACGACGTCGTCGAGCTGCAACGCTATTTCGCCGACCCCGTGCCGGGCCAACGCATTCGCGCCGTGCCAGGCGCCGGTCTGCATGTGCCGCTGTGGCTGCTCGGCTCATCGCTCTACAGCGCGCAACTCGCCGCGGCGCTCGGTCTGCCATTCGCGTTCGCGTCGCACTTCGCGCCCGATCACATGCTCACCGCGCTGCGGCTCTATCGCGCGCAATTCCGGCCGTCGGCGACACTCGATAAACCCTACGCCATGGTCGGCGTCAATCTGTTCGCCGCCGATACCACCGCCGATGCGCAGCGTCTCTTCACGTCGCTGCAACAGCAGTTCATCAACCTGCGCCGCGGTACGCCCGGCCAGTTGCAGCCGCCCGTCGACCGGCTCGAAGCAGCGGAAATGGAGTTGAACAGCGTCGCGCATTCGCTCGCCTGCACGGTGCTCGGCGATCGCGATGCGGTGCGCGAAGGCCTGCTGTCGGTGATCGAACAAACCGGCGCGGACGAGTTGATGCTGACCGCGCAAATCTACGATCATGCAGCCCGCCTGCGATCGTTCGAAATCGCCGCGCAAGTGCGCGAGGAATTGATCGGCAGCAGGTAACAAAAAGGGCGGCTCTGGCCGCCCTTCTTCTCGTTGATCGCCTGAGTTCGAGTCCAGACTCGAGTCCGGGCTCAGCGGTTCGCCGGCACCGCCGCCAGGCCGT is a window of Paraburkholderia sp. IMGN_8 DNA encoding:
- a CDS encoding LLM class flavin-dependent oxidoreductase; translation: MIPFSVLDLSPVTAGATPAEAFKNTLDLAQHAENWNYHRYWLAEHHNMTGIASAATSVVIGYVAGGTRKIRVGSGGIMLPNHAPLVIAEQFGTLASLYPDRIDLGLGRAPGTDQTTARALRRDLQNSAESFPDDVVELQRYFADPVPGQRIRAVPGAGLHVPLWLLGSSLYSAQLAAALGLPFAFASHFAPDHMLTALRLYRAQFRPSATLDKPYAMVGVNLFAADTTADAQRLFTSLQQQFINLRRGTPGQLQPPVDRLEAAEMELNSVAHSLACTVLGDRDAVREGLLSVIEQTGADELMLTAQIYDHAARLRSFEIAAQVREELIGSR